One Curtobacterium sp. MCLR17_007 DNA window includes the following coding sequences:
- a CDS encoding iron chelate uptake ABC transporter family permease subunit — MSRRVVGVRRELVVLGSVLVVLVALVLVGLGVGEIPLAPGQVVAALVGHGDTVSDFVIGQLRGPRTLAALLVGASLGVAGAIVQSIVRNPIASPDVIGITSGASAAGLTAIVLFGASGVSLFATVVVGALVVSVVIAGLAWGRGITGNRVVLVGIGVAAMCLSVTGWLLTSGSVQQAGTALLWLSGSLNAVDRGIVGVLGIAFVVLVVAALVQSPRLTVLTLGDEVASSLGLRPDRAKVLLLLTAVCLTAGAVATAGPVSFVALMAAPIARRLVGGGRVALAPAAGVGATIVLASDLVAQFAIPGTALPVGVVTGVVGAPYLLWLLARGR; from the coding sequence GTGAGCAGGCGCGTGGTCGGTGTCCGGCGAGAGCTCGTCGTCCTGGGATCGGTGCTCGTGGTGCTCGTCGCACTGGTGCTCGTGGGCCTGGGCGTCGGCGAGATCCCCCTCGCACCCGGACAGGTCGTCGCGGCGCTCGTCGGGCACGGCGACACGGTGTCGGACTTCGTGATCGGGCAGCTCCGCGGACCCAGGACCCTGGCGGCGCTCCTGGTCGGGGCGAGCCTCGGCGTCGCGGGGGCCATCGTGCAGAGCATCGTCCGGAACCCGATCGCGAGCCCCGACGTCATCGGCATCACCTCGGGTGCGAGCGCAGCCGGGCTCACCGCCATCGTGCTGTTCGGTGCGTCCGGCGTCAGCCTGTTCGCGACCGTCGTCGTCGGGGCGCTCGTCGTCTCGGTGGTGATCGCGGGGCTGGCCTGGGGTCGGGGGATCACCGGCAACCGGGTGGTCCTGGTCGGCATCGGCGTCGCGGCGATGTGCCTGAGCGTCACCGGGTGGCTGCTGACGAGCGGCTCCGTGCAACAGGCGGGCACGGCGCTGCTCTGGCTCTCCGGCAGTCTCAACGCGGTCGACCGCGGGATCGTCGGCGTGCTCGGGATCGCGTTCGTCGTGCTCGTGGTCGCCGCGCTCGTGCAGTCGCCGCGCCTGACGGTCCTGACCCTCGGGGACGAGGTGGCCTCGTCGCTCGGACTGCGTCCCGACCGCGCGAAGGTCCTGCTCCTCCTGACCGCGGTGTGCCTGACCGCCGGAGCCGTCGCGACCGCCGGCCCGGTGTCGTTCGTCGCGCTGATGGCAGCACCGATCGCCCGACGACTGGTGGGCGGGGGACGCGTCGCGCTGGCACCCGCCGCCGGGGTCGGCGCGACCATCGTCCTGGCGAGCGACCTGGTCGCGCAGTTCGCGATCCCCGGCACCGCGCTGCCGGTCGGTGTCGTGACGGGCGTCGTCGGCGCGCCCTACCTGCTCTGGCTGCTCGCCCGCGGGCGCTGA
- a CDS encoding glycosyltransferase family 2 protein yields the protein MPEEFDAAPVRRRQWGSERRTHPLDTLHARPSDRKLVSGRIAIILTIAFWLAYVVYTVIRQFLDYGTESFRFTTEALSYLVVVTFLTFSALMHLIARQGALERFATHVRVPRAELDRHFAAGHESPLTVLVPSYAEEPDVVATTLWSAALQEYPSLRIVLLVDDAPFPTDPETLAKLQRTRAVAAGIQTQLAPAAERFQEALLSAEVEASHTPTATVDSLRTLVEHHRWADAWLRRHAREHDVVDHVDRFFNDQVLVGLADEFRLTSDALDAAITDALDAADPSRTDTADTEQRPVLTGVSSARVVELQRRLAWTFTAEITTFERKRFANLSDEANKAMNLNSYIGLLGGAYAFDETASGTILRTVTDPETADLVVPASDYVLTLDADSVLLRDYCLRLVYFLEQPENARVAVTQTPYSSFRGAATRIERLAGATTDIQHILHQGMSRHDATFWVGANAVIRTRALRDIEEVETVGGFEVKRYVQDRTVIEDTESSIDLGMHGWTLVNYPERLSYSATPPDFGSLIVQRRRWANGGLLILPKYLRQVRERRARGERVGIIEMALRVNYMASIAWGSLGLIFLLAYPYDSRLLSPMVLLAALPYFWLYGSDLKYCGYRRTDILRIYGFNLILMPVNVAGVLKSIQQALTAKKIPFARTPKVRDRTASPALYVLAPFAMVAFSVFTFMRDSDAGNWGNAVFAAFNALLALYAIVAYIGLWNAVVDVFLWATSWMYYDPSARAARRASRRAARASRRAAKRGRTPELQPVTEDWRAVLYFGDRGHAMPNRHHADVVGAARSVAHPTSTTTNEKTAA from the coding sequence ATGCCCGAAGAGTTCGACGCCGCGCCCGTGCGCCGTCGGCAGTGGGGTTCCGAGCGGCGTACCCACCCGCTCGACACACTGCACGCCCGCCCCTCCGACCGGAAGCTCGTCTCCGGCCGGATCGCCATCATCCTGACCATCGCCTTCTGGCTGGCGTACGTCGTCTACACGGTGATCCGCCAGTTCCTCGACTACGGCACCGAGAGCTTCCGGTTCACCACGGAGGCGCTGTCGTACCTGGTCGTGGTGACCTTCCTGACCTTCTCGGCGCTGATGCACCTGATCGCGCGGCAGGGGGCGCTCGAGCGGTTCGCCACGCACGTGCGGGTGCCGCGCGCCGAACTCGACCGGCACTTCGCCGCGGGCCACGAGTCACCGCTGACCGTCCTGGTGCCGAGCTACGCCGAGGAGCCCGACGTCGTCGCGACCACCCTGTGGTCGGCGGCGCTGCAGGAGTACCCGTCGCTGCGCATCGTCCTGCTCGTGGACGACGCACCGTTCCCGACCGACCCCGAGACCCTCGCCAAGCTGCAGCGCACCCGCGCGGTCGCCGCCGGCATCCAGACGCAGCTCGCCCCGGCGGCCGAGCGCTTCCAGGAGGCGCTCCTGTCCGCCGAGGTCGAGGCGTCCCACACCCCGACCGCGACCGTCGACTCGCTCCGCACGCTCGTCGAGCACCACCGCTGGGCCGACGCCTGGCTGCGGCGTCACGCCCGCGAGCACGACGTCGTCGACCACGTCGACCGGTTCTTCAACGACCAGGTGCTGGTCGGGCTGGCGGACGAGTTCCGCCTGACGTCCGACGCGCTCGACGCGGCGATCACCGATGCGCTGGACGCGGCTGACCCGTCGCGCACCGACACGGCCGACACCGAGCAGCGCCCCGTGCTGACCGGCGTCAGTTCGGCGCGCGTCGTCGAGCTGCAGCGTCGCCTGGCCTGGACCTTCACGGCCGAGATCACGACGTTCGAGCGCAAGCGATTCGCCAACCTCTCCGACGAGGCGAACAAGGCGATGAACCTCAACTCGTACATCGGGCTGCTCGGCGGCGCGTACGCGTTCGACGAGACGGCCTCGGGCACGATCCTCCGCACCGTCACCGACCCGGAGACCGCCGACCTCGTGGTCCCCGCGTCGGACTACGTGCTGACCCTCGACGCCGACTCGGTGCTGCTGCGCGACTACTGCCTGCGCCTGGTCTACTTCCTCGAGCAGCCGGAGAACGCCCGCGTCGCCGTCACGCAGACGCCGTACTCGTCGTTCCGCGGCGCTGCGACGCGCATCGAGCGGCTCGCCGGCGCGACCACGGACATCCAGCACATCCTGCACCAGGGCATGTCCCGGCACGACGCGACCTTCTGGGTCGGCGCCAACGCGGTCATCCGGACCCGTGCGCTCCGCGACATCGAGGAGGTCGAGACCGTCGGCGGCTTCGAGGTGAAGCGCTACGTGCAGGACCGTACGGTCATCGAGGACACCGAGTCGAGCATCGACCTCGGCATGCACGGCTGGACCCTCGTCAACTACCCGGAGCGGCTGTCCTACAGCGCGACCCCGCCCGACTTCGGGTCGCTCATCGTGCAGCGTCGACGGTGGGCCAACGGCGGTCTGCTGATCCTGCCGAAGTACCTGCGTCAGGTCCGCGAGCGTCGAGCCCGGGGCGAGCGGGTCGGCATCATCGAGATGGCACTGCGCGTCAACTACATGGCGTCGATCGCGTGGGGGTCGCTCGGGCTCATCTTCCTGCTGGCGTACCCGTACGACTCGCGGCTGCTCAGCCCGATGGTGCTCCTCGCCGCGCTGCCCTACTTCTGGCTCTACGGCAGCGACCTGAAGTACTGCGGGTACCGGCGGACGGACATCCTGCGGATCTACGGCTTCAACCTCATCCTGATGCCGGTCAACGTCGCCGGCGTGCTCAAGAGCATCCAGCAGGCGCTCACGGCGAAGAAGATCCCGTTCGCCCGCACGCCGAAGGTCCGCGACCGCACGGCCTCGCCCGCGCTGTACGTCCTGGCGCCGTTCGCGATGGTGGCCTTCTCGGTGTTCACGTTCATGCGCGACTCCGACGCCGGCAACTGGGGCAACGCGGTGTTCGCCGCGTTCAACGCCCTGCTCGCGCTGTACGCGATCGTCGCCTACATCGGGCTCTGGAACGCCGTCGTCGACGTGTTCCTCTGGGCGACGTCGTGGATGTACTACGACCCGTCCGCCCGGGCCGCCCGACGCGCATCGCGCCGAGCTGCCCGTGCGTCCCGCCGTGCCGCGAAGCGCGGCCGCACTCCCGAGCTGCAGCCCGTCACCGAGGACTGGCGCGCCGTCCTCTACTTCGGTGACCGCGGTCACGCGATGCCGAACCGCCACCACGCAGACGTCGTCGGCGCGGCGCGGAGCGTCGCGCACCCCACATCGACCACCACGAACGAGAAGACGGCCGCCTGA
- a CDS encoding chitinase — translation MSSTKRLSPIRVSLAAVVAIALVGAGWVGFDRWQSAQASETQSPWFAAYTDVTATPTFAFEDVKSHRGRNVMLSFVVADHDAACSPSWGSYYSMQGASDQLDLDRRIARLQQQQGEVGVSFGGLANDELATTCTDTDDLVDAYASVVRRYDVSTVDYDVEGDDLTNHAAGQRRAEAVATLQRERRDAGHPLAVWLTLPVAPAGLTSDGTTAVAQFLKAGVDLAGVNAMTMDYGDAKGASQSMYGASVQALQQVHRQLGVLYTRAGTPLSDGTLWHKVGATPMIGQNDVQDEVFSMADARKLNAWTRQQGLGRMSMWSLNRDTTCGSNYVNLSTVSNSCSGVDQHGVLFADVLGKGYSGRVLAAASGVTTAEPSATVQPTDDPSTSPYPVWNADASYLEGTKTVWHRNVYQAKWWTSGDLPDDPVLSAYETPWQLVGPVLPGEKPVKPVTLPAGTYDAWSGTTTYDTGARVLFHGTPYQAKWWNTGDSPQASTSDPDGSPWVRLKDAEVRRILQDVQAGGAAPAADAD, via the coding sequence ATGTCGAGCACGAAACGCCTCTCACCGATCCGCGTCTCCCTGGCCGCCGTCGTGGCCATCGCCCTGGTCGGCGCCGGCTGGGTCGGCTTCGACCGCTGGCAGTCCGCGCAGGCCTCGGAGACCCAGTCGCCCTGGTTCGCCGCCTACACCGACGTGACCGCCACGCCGACGTTCGCCTTCGAGGACGTCAAGAGCCACCGCGGCCGCAACGTCATGCTGTCCTTCGTGGTCGCCGACCACGACGCCGCGTGCAGCCCGAGCTGGGGGTCGTACTACTCCATGCAGGGCGCCTCGGACCAGCTCGACCTCGACCGGCGCATCGCCCGGTTGCAGCAGCAGCAGGGCGAGGTCGGCGTGTCCTTCGGCGGTCTGGCGAACGACGAGCTCGCCACGACCTGCACGGACACCGACGACCTGGTCGACGCCTACGCCAGCGTGGTGCGTCGCTACGACGTCAGCACCGTGGACTACGACGTCGAGGGGGACGACCTGACGAACCACGCTGCGGGTCAGCGGCGTGCGGAGGCCGTCGCCACCCTGCAGCGCGAGCGTCGCGACGCCGGTCACCCGCTGGCGGTCTGGCTCACCCTGCCCGTCGCACCGGCCGGCCTGACGAGCGACGGCACCACCGCGGTCGCCCAGTTCCTGAAGGCCGGGGTCGACCTGGCCGGGGTCAACGCCATGACCATGGACTACGGCGACGCCAAGGGCGCCAGCCAGAGCATGTACGGCGCGTCGGTGCAGGCACTCCAGCAGGTCCACCGGCAGCTCGGCGTGCTCTACACCCGCGCCGGCACCCCGCTGTCCGACGGCACGCTGTGGCACAAGGTCGGCGCGACGCCCATGATCGGGCAGAACGACGTGCAGGACGAGGTCTTCTCGATGGCCGACGCCCGCAAGCTGAACGCCTGGACCCGGCAGCAGGGCCTCGGCCGCATGTCGATGTGGTCCCTGAACCGCGACACGACGTGCGGCTCGAACTACGTCAACCTGTCCACCGTGTCGAACTCGTGCTCGGGCGTCGACCAGCACGGCGTGCTCTTCGCGGACGTCCTCGGCAAGGGCTACTCGGGTCGGGTGCTGGCCGCGGCGTCGGGCGTCACGACGGCGGAGCCCTCCGCCACCGTGCAGCCCACCGACGACCCCTCGACCAGCCCGTACCCGGTCTGGAACGCGGACGCCTCGTACCTCGAGGGCACCAAGACCGTCTGGCACCGCAACGTCTACCAGGCGAAGTGGTGGACGTCGGGCGACCTGCCCGACGACCCGGTGCTCAGCGCGTACGAGACCCCGTGGCAGCTCGTCGGTCCGGTCCTGCCGGGCGAGAAGCCGGTGAAGCCGGTCACGCTGCCCGCGGGGACGTACGACGCCTGGTCCGGCACGACCACGTACGACACGGGTGCTCGCGTGCTGTTCCACGGCACGCCGTACCAGGCGAAGTGGTGGAACACCGGCGACAGTCCACAGGCGTCCACCAGCGACCCGGACGGGTCGCCGTGGGTCCGGCTCAAGGACGCCGAGGTGCGGCGGATCCTGCAGGACGTCCAGGCCGGCGGGGCGGCCCCGGCGGCCGACGCCGACTGA
- a CDS encoding FHA domain-containing protein → MPDPVVPQPEGQKTPEQRLVDTTLTFSMELGAALTPESGVSPEERDAINALPSGSALLVVRRGPNVGARFLLDSDVTTAGRHPDADIFLDDVTVSRKHAQFLRSGTSFTVKDNGSLNGTYFDGERIDEAPLADGAEVQVGKFRLTFYASRVDLARLANA, encoded by the coding sequence ATGCCAGATCCAGTGGTCCCGCAGCCCGAGGGACAGAAGACCCCGGAGCAGCGGCTGGTCGACACGACGCTGACCTTCAGCATGGAACTCGGAGCGGCACTCACGCCCGAGTCCGGTGTCTCGCCCGAAGAACGCGACGCGATCAACGCGCTGCCGTCCGGTTCCGCGCTGCTCGTCGTGCGCCGCGGCCCCAACGTCGGCGCCCGGTTCCTGCTCGACTCCGACGTCACGACGGCCGGCCGGCACCCCGACGCCGACATCTTCCTCGACGACGTCACCGTGTCGCGCAAGCACGCGCAGTTCCTGCGGAGCGGCACGAGCTTCACCGTCAAGGACAACGGCTCGCTCAACGGCACCTACTTCGACGGGGAGCGCATCGACGAAGCGCCGCTCGCCGACGGGGCCGAGGTGCAGGTGGGCAAGTTCCGCCTGACGTTCTACGCGTCCCGCGTCGACCTGGCGCGCCTGGCGAACGCGTAG
- a CDS encoding MerR family transcriptional regulator, with protein sequence MAARSAAVRSGSPAADLLTIGQVLARLKPEFPDLSSSKLRFLEERELVTPIRTASGYRKFSPADLERLRVVLGLQRDHYLPLKVIKEYLADLDAGREPVLPGGGDGPKPSILGGEKRYSRDDLVRAAGASPMLLSDAVSASLLPASDTFGEDAVVVLKALVELQRTGIEPRHLRTFRSTAEREVGLIESALMPVSRRGDATAKAKALEAAREIAGHLEVIRSNLIRAAIGRMDA encoded by the coding sequence GTGGCTGCGCGCTCGGCCGCGGTGCGGTCGGGTTCGCCTGCTGCGGACCTGCTGACGATCGGGCAGGTCCTGGCTCGGCTCAAGCCGGAGTTCCCGGACCTGTCGAGTTCGAAGCTGCGCTTCCTCGAGGAGCGCGAACTCGTGACGCCGATCCGGACCGCCAGCGGGTACCGCAAGTTCTCGCCCGCCGACCTCGAGCGCCTGCGGGTCGTCCTGGGGCTGCAGCGCGACCACTACCTGCCGCTCAAGGTCATCAAGGAGTACCTCGCCGACCTCGACGCCGGGCGCGAGCCCGTGCTGCCGGGTGGCGGTGACGGACCGAAGCCGTCGATCCTCGGGGGCGAGAAGCGCTACTCCCGCGACGACCTCGTCCGAGCGGCCGGCGCGTCGCCGATGCTGCTGTCGGACGCCGTCTCCGCGTCGCTGCTGCCGGCGTCCGACACCTTCGGCGAGGACGCGGTCGTCGTCCTCAAGGCCCTCGTCGAGCTGCAGCGCACCGGCATCGAGCCGCGCCACCTCCGGACGTTCCGCAGCACCGCCGAGCGCGAGGTCGGCCTCATCGAGTCGGCGCTGATGCCCGTCTCACGCCGTGGGGACGCCACCGCGAAGGCCAAGGCACTCGAGGCCGCGCGCGAGATCGCCGGGCACCTCGAGGTCATCCGTTCCAACCTCATCCGCGCGGCGATCGGGCGGATGGACGCATGA
- a CDS encoding MerR family transcriptional regulator produces the protein MSGNETPGTPSDMTRYDLGLLFTDGLPEHDEQNGYRGTVAAKAAGISYRQLDYWARTELVEPTIRGAAGSGSQRLYGFRDILVLKLVKRLLDTGISLQQIRTAVNQLRESGVSDLAQTTLMSDGASVYLCTSDDEVIDLVSRGQGVFGIAVGKVLREVETSLVELDATPAADPADELAARRATRAS, from the coding sequence ATGAGTGGGAACGAAACCCCCGGTACCCCGTCAGACATGACGCGGTACGACCTCGGTCTGCTCTTCACCGACGGCCTGCCCGAGCACGACGAGCAGAACGGCTACCGCGGCACCGTCGCCGCCAAGGCCGCCGGCATCAGCTACCGCCAGCTCGACTACTGGGCCCGGACCGAGCTCGTCGAGCCCACGATCCGCGGGGCCGCCGGTTCCGGGTCGCAGCGGCTGTACGGCTTCCGCGACATCCTCGTGCTCAAGCTCGTGAAGCGCCTGCTCGACACCGGCATCTCGCTCCAGCAGATCCGCACCGCCGTCAACCAGCTCCGCGAGTCCGGCGTCTCCGACCTGGCACAGACCACGCTGATGTCCGACGGTGCATCGGTGTACCTGTGCACCTCGGACGACGAGGTCATCGACCTGGTCTCGCGCGGGCAGGGCGTGTTCGGCATCGCGGTGGGCAAGGTCCTGCGCGAGGTCGAGACCTCGCTCGTCGAGCTCGACGCGACCCCGGCGGCCGACCCCGCCGACGAGCTCGCCGCGCGCCGCGCCACCCGCGCTTCCTGA
- a CDS encoding ParA family protein has protein sequence MHVLSVSSLKGGVGKTTVTLGLTSAAFAKGLRTLVVDLDPQSDVSTGLDINIAGHLNVADVLENPKEKIVRQAIAPSGWTKGSQGKIDVLVGSPSAINFDGPHPSIRDIWKLEEALANVEQDYELVLIDCAPSLNALTRTAWAASDRVTVVTEPGLFSVAAADRALRAIEEIRRGLSPRLQPLGIIVNRARVQSLEHQFRIKELRDMFGPLVLSPQLPERTSLQQAQGAAKPLHVWPGESAQEMARNFDQLLERIMRTGKIGPYADGAPA, from the coding sequence GTGCATGTACTCAGCGTGAGCTCTCTCAAGGGCGGTGTGGGCAAGACGACGGTCACACTCGGTCTGACCTCGGCCGCGTTCGCCAAGGGCCTGCGAACGCTGGTCGTCGACCTCGACCCGCAGTCCGACGTCTCCACCGGCCTCGACATCAACATCGCCGGTCACCTGAACGTGGCGGACGTGCTCGAGAACCCGAAGGAGAAGATCGTCCGCCAGGCCATCGCGCCGTCCGGCTGGACGAAGGGTTCGCAGGGCAAGATCGACGTGTTGGTGGGCTCACCCTCGGCCATCAACTTCGACGGCCCGCACCCCTCCATCCGCGACATCTGGAAGCTCGAAGAGGCACTCGCCAACGTCGAGCAGGACTACGAGCTGGTGCTCATCGACTGCGCACCGTCGCTCAACGCCCTGACCCGTACCGCCTGGGCCGCATCCGACCGCGTCACCGTCGTCACCGAGCCGGGCCTGTTCTCCGTGGCCGCTGCCGACCGGGCGCTCCGCGCGATCGAGGAGATCCGCCGCGGGCTCTCGCCCCGCCTGCAGCCCCTCGGCATCATCGTCAACCGGGCGCGCGTGCAGTCCCTCGAGCACCAGTTCCGCATCAAGGAACTCCGCGACATGTTCGGGCCGCTCGTGCTCTCACCGCAGCTGCCGGAGCGCACGTCGCTGCAGCAGGCCCAGGGTGCCGCGAAGCCCCTGCACGTGTGGCCCGGCGAGTCCGCCCAGGAGATGGCGCGCAACTTCGACCAGCTGCTCGAGCGGATCATGCGGACGGGGAAGATCGGCCCCTACGCCGACGGCGCTCCCGCCTGA